One segment of Radiobacillus kanasensis DNA contains the following:
- a CDS encoding ABC transporter substrate-binding protein gives MKKWLLFIVTLIFGLVLTACSSGGEEAAGEQNEQEENGDQVTLRMSWWGSQSRHDQTQEIIKKFEDEYPNINIQAEFTGFDGYFEKMAASAAGNNLPDIMQQNFGEYLNQYADKDLLADLTEFVDSGAIDVEGVSDTIMESGKKNGKLLGIPTGTNALTAFYNKDMLEEVGVEAPSEDWTWEQYKELAKQVHEETGKFGTRLMEPKNLFEYYLREKGYKLFNEDGTALGYDDDKLLEDYFKMNLDMVEAGVAPGYDVIQQIKGVEDELIVHGEAPFDFRWSNQATALASAAGDKQIEMTLLPGENNEQGMYLKPAMLWSISENSKHKEEAAKFINFFTNNIEVYKIGGSDRGVPIKAEIREQMQADLSETDKKVFEYIELVTENSSPIDSNFPPASSEILAKLEQVDEQVMYGQLTPKEGAKEFRSMAEDILSRE, from the coding sequence GTGAAAAAGTGGTTGTTGTTTATTGTTACACTCATTTTTGGGTTGGTTTTAACAGCCTGTTCTAGTGGAGGTGAGGAGGCAGCAGGTGAACAGAACGAACAGGAAGAGAATGGAGACCAGGTTACACTTCGCATGTCCTGGTGGGGTTCACAAAGCAGACATGACCAGACACAAGAGATCATTAAGAAGTTCGAAGACGAATATCCGAATATTAATATTCAGGCTGAGTTCACGGGATTTGATGGTTATTTTGAAAAGATGGCTGCCTCTGCAGCAGGTAACAACTTACCGGATATCATGCAACAAAACTTTGGAGAGTATTTAAATCAATATGCAGATAAGGATCTGCTAGCTGATTTAACAGAGTTTGTTGATAGTGGTGCTATCGATGTAGAAGGGGTAAGTGACACTATTATGGAATCTGGGAAGAAGAATGGAAAGTTGCTAGGGATTCCTACTGGGACTAACGCTTTAACGGCTTTTTACAACAAGGATATGTTAGAGGAAGTTGGAGTAGAGGCACCTAGTGAAGACTGGACGTGGGAGCAATACAAGGAGTTAGCAAAACAAGTTCATGAAGAAACAGGTAAATTTGGTACAAGACTAATGGAGCCGAAGAATCTGTTCGAGTACTACCTACGTGAGAAAGGATATAAGCTCTTTAATGAAGATGGAACCGCTTTAGGATATGACGATGATAAGCTTTTAGAGGACTATTTCAAGATGAACTTAGACATGGTAGAGGCTGGTGTTGCACCAGGTTATGATGTGATTCAGCAAATTAAAGGGGTAGAGGATGAACTGATTGTTCATGGAGAAGCTCCATTTGACTTTAGATGGTCAAACCAAGCGACAGCATTGGCTTCTGCAGCAGGTGATAAACAAATTGAAATGACGCTTTTACCAGGTGAAAACAATGAACAGGGCATGTATTTAAAGCCGGCAATGCTCTGGTCTATTAGTGAGAACTCTAAGCATAAAGAGGAAGCTGCTAAGTTTATCAACTTCTTTACCAATAATATTGAAGTGTACAAAATTGGTGGATCGGATAGAGGGGTTCCAATTAAAGCCGAAATTAGGGAGCAAATGCAAGCTGATTTAAGTGAAACGGATAAAAAAGTTTTTGAATATATCGAGCTTGTAACGGAGAATAGCTCACCAATTGATTCTAATTTCCCTCCAGCATCGTCCGAAATTTTGGCAAAACTAGAACAAGTTGACGAACAGGTCATGTATGGACAATTAACTCCAAAAGAAGGCGCAAAAGAATTCCGAAGTATGGCGGAAGACATTTTAAGTAGGGAATAA
- a CDS encoding response regulator transcription factor → MYKVLLADDEMNILEGIAALVDWKGCGTELKEKAFNGQMAYHKIVSDPPDIVITDIKMPGMDGVELIEKVHQVFPNIRFIILSGYDEFEFAKKAMRYHVNHYLLKPSNEQKIEEALRQVVQELDDRKSREHFVRNIRTKLESLLPKAREQVLKEFVTARKLGAQEWHFFKQLFDLETDCRFTRLLMLKIDEDHDYEHVFALKEILMEQASGLTSNPLTTAIADKVVFLTESVPYSDLYTLIQNTKEAFHTFYKRSFTAAISSQKEFSQVRILYNEALDCLTQSFYLGSGSIITPNEWQSRNTEDIQLDHTDCIFDIKSGNVQKVQDYIEHFFTCILSQKYDVNVVKSHCLELYVTIIRQAEKNQFDSYFLHVYQINDFNHLHEVKAFIKDVAMEITETVFEQTKKTQSHLIARVKDYVVQNLANTDLSLNKIANEVLYMNPDYLGKLFKKETGQKFSSFLTNQRVERAIELIQQMEEVKVFEIAEKVGFGNNPRYFGQVFRKYTGVTPTNYKMER, encoded by the coding sequence ATGTACAAGGTTCTTTTGGCGGATGACGAAATGAATATTTTAGAGGGAATAGCCGCTTTGGTGGACTGGAAGGGGTGTGGCACCGAATTAAAGGAAAAAGCCTTTAATGGGCAAATGGCCTACCATAAAATTGTGAGCGATCCCCCTGACATTGTGATTACTGATATAAAAATGCCCGGAATGGATGGTGTCGAATTAATTGAAAAGGTCCATCAAGTATTCCCGAATATCCGATTTATTATATTGTCTGGATACGATGAATTTGAGTTTGCCAAAAAAGCGATGCGCTATCATGTCAACCATTATTTATTAAAGCCAAGTAATGAACAAAAAATTGAAGAGGCACTTCGTCAAGTGGTACAAGAACTAGATGATCGAAAGAGTCGAGAACATTTTGTGCGCAATATACGAACCAAACTAGAAAGCCTATTACCAAAAGCAAGGGAGCAAGTGTTAAAAGAGTTTGTTACAGCCAGAAAGCTGGGAGCACAGGAGTGGCACTTTTTCAAACAGTTGTTTGATTTGGAAACAGATTGCCGATTCACGCGGTTACTTATGTTAAAAATTGATGAGGACCACGATTATGAACATGTCTTTGCATTAAAGGAAATACTAATGGAACAGGCAAGTGGGTTAACTTCTAATCCTTTGACTACTGCGATTGCAGATAAGGTGGTTTTTTTGACGGAGAGCGTTCCGTATTCGGATTTGTACACGCTCATTCAAAATACAAAAGAGGCGTTTCACACCTTTTATAAAAGAAGCTTTACTGCTGCGATTAGTAGTCAAAAAGAATTCAGTCAAGTAAGAATTTTGTATAACGAAGCATTGGACTGTTTAACACAATCCTTTTATTTGGGAAGTGGAAGCATTATTACACCGAATGAGTGGCAAAGCCGGAATACGGAGGATATTCAGTTAGATCATACAGATTGTATCTTTGACATCAAGAGTGGCAATGTACAAAAGGTCCAGGACTATATTGAGCATTTTTTTACCTGTATCTTAAGTCAAAAATATGATGTGAATGTTGTTAAATCACACTGTTTAGAGCTGTATGTCACAATCATCAGACAAGCAGAGAAAAATCAGTTTGATTCTTACTTTCTTCATGTTTATCAGATCAATGATTTTAACCATTTACATGAGGTCAAGGCATTTATTAAGGATGTAGCAATGGAGATTACGGAAACGGTTTTTGAACAGACAAAGAAAACGCAATCCCATTTAATTGCTAGAGTTAAAGATTATGTGGTTCAAAACTTGGCAAATACCGACTTGTCTTTAAATAAGATTGCCAATGAAGTACTATATATGAATCCAGACTATCTTGGGAAGCTATTTAAAAAGGAAACCGGCCAGAAGTTTTCTTCTTTTTTGACTAATCAAAGAGTTGAAAGGGCCATTGAATTGATTCAGCAAATGGAAGAAGTCAAAGTATTTGAAATAGCAGAGAAGGTTGGCTTTGGAAATAATCCTCGTTATTTTGGTCAGGTTTTTCGGAAATACACAGGTGTTACACCAACGAATTATAAAATGGAGAGATAA
- a CDS encoding sensor histidine kinase encodes MPIRLSFYRNLKIKDKIFSVSLVLLLIFCLIGIVTYHYFTSVYEKRIFQESAEMLKVSSTIIDKELRKMEKLSFQISTDELIQDYLVTIKENTYNYSVYQSKMKLADRLLTFSNTEHYISSIQIVDAMNNSFLSGYNTDMRSRIEGIYLEVLDAQGANIWSKIKEQNGISSARLIRRKENLSLEHLGVLTIGIHMERFIDEILNFSSYKNFVIANRNQIFYQTGEQMWDMKDLSLANYENGYTITKINGKDYFVSYIPSRYSSFVYYNILPFENITKQSRMIRNIMIVCFLFMLSVTLLLSRRAAQNISKPIEKLMGKMKHVQNGNFDESEIHIERYYNDEVGQLHQDFRTMLAKINELIRENYQKQLVIKETEYKALQAQINPHFLYNTLDSMNWLAKMNHQDKISKMAEALGNMMRNIISKKSPLITVKDELEIVNNYIIIQKYRYENRLDFSLESTVDYDRSQIPKLTIQPLVENAIQHCLEQLVANCYVHVHITSYQEDLEITVEDNGPGMDEQTIHSIYNGMVKSKGTGIGIYNINERIKLMFGPEYGIDIESEVGIGTKIKIKLPFVKR; translated from the coding sequence ATGCCTATCAGGTTGTCTTTCTACCGAAATCTAAAAATTAAGGACAAAATATTCTCCGTTTCCCTTGTACTATTATTAATCTTTTGTTTAATTGGGATTGTAACTTACCACTATTTTACCTCTGTATATGAAAAAAGAATCTTCCAAGAATCCGCCGAAATGCTAAAGGTTTCCTCAACTATTATAGATAAGGAATTGCGCAAGATGGAAAAACTATCTTTTCAAATTAGTACAGATGAACTTATTCAAGATTATTTAGTAACAATCAAAGAGAATACCTATAATTACTCCGTCTACCAGTCGAAAATGAAGCTTGCGGACCGTCTGCTAACCTTCTCTAACACGGAGCATTATATTTCCTCGATCCAAATAGTTGACGCCATGAACAATTCCTTCTTATCAGGTTATAACACAGACATGAGGAGTCGAATAGAAGGTATTTATTTAGAAGTGTTAGATGCCCAAGGGGCTAACATTTGGTCTAAGATAAAAGAGCAAAATGGAATTTCATCTGCAAGACTCATTAGAAGAAAGGAAAACTTAAGCTTAGAACATTTAGGCGTCTTAACCATTGGGATTCATATGGAAAGGTTTATCGATGAGATTTTAAATTTCTCCTCTTATAAAAATTTTGTTATTGCGAATCGAAATCAGATTTTTTATCAAACAGGGGAGCAAATGTGGGATATGAAAGACTTATCATTAGCTAATTATGAAAACGGTTACACCATTACAAAAATCAATGGCAAGGATTACTTCGTTTCCTATATCCCTTCACGCTATTCATCTTTTGTCTATTATAATATTCTTCCTTTTGAAAACATTACAAAACAGTCTAGAATGATTCGCAATATTATGATTGTCTGTTTTTTGTTTATGTTATCAGTGACTCTTCTGTTAAGTAGAAGGGCCGCTCAAAACATTTCAAAGCCTATAGAAAAATTGATGGGTAAAATGAAGCATGTGCAAAATGGGAATTTTGACGAATCGGAAATACACATAGAAAGATATTATAATGATGAGGTAGGACAATTACATCAAGACTTCAGAACGATGCTAGCTAAGATCAATGAGCTCATTCGCGAAAATTATCAAAAACAGCTTGTTATTAAGGAAACCGAATATAAAGCGTTACAGGCACAAATCAATCCTCACTTTTTATATAACACGTTAGACTCCATGAATTGGTTAGCTAAAATGAACCACCAGGATAAGATTTCCAAAATGGCGGAAGCGCTAGGCAATATGATGAGGAACATTATTAGTAAGAAATCGCCGTTAATTACAGTTAAAGATGAACTAGAAATCGTAAACAATTATATAATCATCCAAAAGTACAGGTATGAAAACCGGCTGGACTTTTCTCTTGAAAGTACCGTTGATTATGATAGAAGTCAGATCCCGAAGTTAACGATTCAACCACTCGTTGAAAATGCGATTCAACACTGTTTAGAACAATTGGTCGCAAATTGTTATGTGCATGTTCACATTACAAGCTACCAAGAAGACCTTGAGATAACGGTAGAAGATAATGGACCAGGTATGGATGAGCAGACGATCCATTCCATATACAATGGAATGGTTAAATCCAAAGGTACTGGAATTGGAATCTATAATATTAATGAACGCATTAAGCTAATGTTTGGACCGGAATACGGTATCGATATAGAAAGTGAAGTTGGGATAGGGACGAAAATTAAGATAAAATTACCTTTCGTTAAGAGGTGA
- a CDS encoding carbohydrate ABC transporter permease, whose translation MIPERQEQEHEHDYHEVKPKKQGKKRGRKKIESDVNNVAGYGFISPFLIGFFALTLFPILYSFYLSFTDYDLMGQPEWIGLDNYVRMFTQDQTFWEAMKVTFFYAGVAVPIRLVFALLVALALNKIVEMVGLYRTLLYLPSVVGGSIAVSIMWRQLFGNDGAVNSILSSLGLPTHAWLGDPDTAIWTLIVLYGWQFGSSMLIFLAGLRNIPKTYYEASSVDGAGPLKQFFIITLPLLTPVILFNTVMQVIQGFMAFTPSFVVTNGGPVNSTLLYVLYMYRRAFEYFEMGYASAMAWVMLVIIAIFTALIFKSSPHWVHYESESK comes from the coding sequence ATGATACCAGAAAGACAGGAGCAAGAACATGAACATGATTATCACGAGGTGAAACCAAAAAAGCAAGGTAAAAAAAGAGGAAGAAAAAAGATCGAATCTGATGTGAACAACGTAGCGGGATATGGGTTTATTTCCCCATTCTTGATTGGGTTCTTTGCCCTTACTTTGTTTCCAATCCTTTATTCTTTTTATTTATCGTTTACGGATTATGACTTGATGGGACAGCCGGAGTGGATAGGGTTGGATAATTATGTCCGGATGTTTACCCAGGATCAAACGTTTTGGGAAGCGATGAAAGTGACCTTTTTTTATGCAGGTGTTGCGGTTCCTATCCGTTTAGTATTTGCGTTACTAGTAGCCTTAGCTTTGAATAAAATTGTGGAAATGGTTGGGTTATACCGGACTCTCTTATACTTACCTTCTGTTGTTGGAGGAAGTATTGCTGTTTCTATCATGTGGAGACAATTGTTTGGCAACGATGGTGCCGTTAACTCTATTCTGAGTTCATTAGGTCTACCTACTCATGCATGGTTGGGTGATCCAGATACTGCAATTTGGACTTTAATCGTTCTTTATGGATGGCAATTTGGTTCCTCCATGTTAATATTTCTGGCTGGCTTACGAAACATACCAAAAACATATTATGAGGCTTCGAGTGTGGACGGTGCTGGTCCCCTTAAACAATTCTTTATCATTACGTTGCCTTTGTTAACACCTGTTATTTTGTTTAATACAGTCATGCAGGTTATTCAAGGGTTTATGGCATTTACACCAAGTTTCGTTGTCACAAATGGTGGACCGGTAAACAGTACGTTATTGTACGTGCTTTATATGTATCGTCGGGCATTTGAATACTTTGAGATGGGTTATGCCTCGGCTATGGCATGGGTGATGCTCGTTATCATCGCTATTTTTACTGCCTTAATATTCAAGAGTTCTCCTCACTGGGTTCACTACGAATCCGAGAGTAAATAG
- a CDS encoding carbohydrate ABC transporter permease, which yields MMQSQARKRMKKMIQHLVMILFTCIMIYPLVWMVSSSLKESSSVFIDAHTLIPDVLHFENYINGWKGFAGISFGTFFKNSFIITIIATVGSILSSTIIAYGFARLKFKGKNIWFVCMMLTMMLPFEMVMIPQYIMFNQFGWIDTYLPLILPTFFGIPFFIFLIMQFIRTIPRELDEAAKIDGCSNIGIFTRIIVPLVVPAMMTATIFSFYWRWDDFMGPLIYLSTPEKYPVSLALKLFSDPNSVTNWGAMFAMSTLSIVPIFVIFFFFQRYIVDGISTSGLKS from the coding sequence ATGATGCAATCTCAAGCTAGGAAGAGAATGAAAAAGATGATTCAACACCTTGTCATGATTCTGTTCACTTGTATCATGATATATCCATTAGTTTGGATGGTAAGTAGCTCTTTGAAGGAAAGTTCTTCTGTATTCATAGACGCCCATACTTTGATTCCAGATGTACTTCATTTTGAAAATTATATAAATGGCTGGAAGGGTTTTGCGGGGATTAGCTTTGGTACCTTTTTTAAAAATTCATTCATTATTACCATTATTGCGACCGTTGGAAGTATCCTATCTTCGACCATTATTGCCTATGGGTTTGCTCGTTTAAAGTTCAAGGGTAAAAACATTTGGTTCGTCTGTATGATGCTAACTATGATGCTGCCATTTGAAATGGTTATGATTCCACAATATATCATGTTTAATCAATTTGGTTGGATTGATACGTATTTACCGTTAATTCTTCCGACATTTTTTGGCATACCATTCTTCATCTTTTTAATTATGCAATTTATTCGAACTATTCCGAGGGAACTAGATGAGGCAGCCAAAATAGACGGATGTAGTAATATTGGTATTTTTACACGGATAATCGTACCTTTAGTGGTGCCGGCGATGATGACTGCTACGATATTTTCATTTTACTGGCGCTGGGACGACTTTATGGGGCCATTAATTTACTTGTCTACACCTGAGAAATATCCTGTATCTCTTGCATTAAAACTCTTTTCAGATCCAAACTCTGTAACAAATTGGGGTGCTATGTTTGCGATGTCCACCTTAAGTATTGTTCCTATCTTTGTTATATTCTTTTTCTTCCAGCGCTATATCGTAGATGGAATTAGTACGAGTGGACTTAAATCATAA
- a CDS encoding glycoside hydrolase family 88/105 protein: MEVNIVERLKTPLDWAKAACDSLMNAYTPDQLPPANRWHYHQGVFLVSMLQLREKVKQDKYLSYVKEYVDHLVDENGNFLFNREELDAIQAGLLLFTLDEEFEDARYRKAATKLRKMFPTLNQTSDGGYWHKDKYPYQMWLDGLYMGGVFAMNYGKKYGEPQLLNMVLEQERLMRKHTRDDKTGLFYHAWDEKRVQPWADPKTGKSPEFWGRAIGWYGITFNEILSFLPADHSSRSELTKALQDLVNGFIPFQDRDTGMWYQVVDKTDDIENWFETSCTSLFVYTIARAIREGHIDPSYSEYAIKGYKGLLKRMEFDQNGLFQMPDICIGTGVGNYEHYLKRPTSTNDLHGVGSFVLASIEMQELLPDLHK; this comes from the coding sequence ATGGAAGTAAATATTGTAGAACGATTAAAAACACCGCTTGATTGGGCAAAGGCAGCTTGTGATTCTTTGATGAATGCCTATACACCGGATCAATTACCACCGGCGAATCGATGGCATTATCACCAAGGAGTCTTCTTAGTAAGCATGTTGCAGCTTAGAGAAAAAGTGAAGCAGGATAAATATTTGAGTTATGTAAAAGAGTACGTCGATCATCTAGTCGATGAAAATGGGAATTTCTTGTTCAATCGGGAAGAATTAGATGCTATTCAAGCGGGACTGTTGTTATTCACACTTGATGAAGAATTTGAAGATGCTCGCTATCGGAAAGCGGCTACCAAGCTTAGAAAAATGTTTCCAACTTTAAATCAAACATCGGATGGAGGATATTGGCATAAAGATAAATATCCTTATCAAATGTGGCTGGATGGTCTCTATATGGGTGGAGTCTTTGCCATGAACTATGGGAAGAAATACGGAGAACCACAGCTACTAAATATGGTTTTGGAGCAAGAAAGACTAATGAGAAAGCACACGCGTGATGACAAGACGGGCCTGTTTTACCATGCTTGGGATGAAAAAAGAGTACAGCCTTGGGCAGATCCGAAAACAGGAAAATCCCCAGAATTTTGGGGGAGAGCCATCGGGTGGTATGGAATAACGTTTAATGAAATATTAAGCTTCTTACCTGCTGATCATAGTTCTCGCTCTGAACTAACCAAAGCGCTTCAGGATTTGGTCAATGGGTTCATTCCATTTCAAGACCGTGATACAGGCATGTGGTATCAAGTAGTGGATAAAACAGATGATATAGAGAATTGGTTTGAAACATCCTGTACGAGCTTGTTTGTGTACACGATAGCAAGAGCGATTCGTGAAGGGCATATTGATCCTTCCTATTCCGAATATGCCATTAAAGGGTATAAGGGACTTCTGAAAAGGATGGAATTTGATCAAAATGGATTATTTCAAATGCCCGATATCTGTATAGGAACAGGGGTCGGAAATTATGAACATTATTTAAAGCGCCCAACGAGTACAAATGATTTACACGGTGTTGGTTCCTTTGTTCTGGCTAGTATAGAAATGCAGGAGCTATTACCCGACTTACACAAGTAG